A genomic segment from Gemmatimonadaceae bacterium encodes:
- a CDS encoding diguanylate cyclase translates to MSSTSADAPETASTETLRALIDRAHASERQSRRDEARALYESVLQRMRQPLPGLSLTAVVRWIARTYLADAMYEEARDTLELSLALAELAGDVAGIGHSINQMAVLQWQLGDLDSARRMYLTAREYAVRSDEASLVAMTSTNLGVIASVRGDTERALRYFESSLREYRMLGMTRDVCIALNNVGLVHTRLKAWAEAEGAFRQALDVAQTLKDVEIATQLEINLAQVALHRGDHDTARRLVDRALLTAQAHRLGDSLGSAYKLAAEIARTQGELDSALASLGRAADVANQRGNMLLLAEVERKRSRVHRQLGRNRDALQSLNISHRLFTRLQARQDAAAIAQETRALEGDFLELARRWGESTESKDRYTQGHCERVADLSCRIAAAAGLDEKELLWFRIGALLHDVGKLIVPSEVLNKPGRLTKEEWELMKRHPIAGVELLSQVEFPWDILPIVRSHHECWDGTGYPDGLVGEETPLVARIVCLADVYDALTTERSYKRALSHNDALDVMKRDAGRQFDPALFALFERLVRDPSSAASAESPTGDAGRERRGRPALDELTGLPTRRTFVDAARVQLAAATEGAPLALAVIDVDHFKGVNDSFGHLTGDNVLEVVAQVLGEVVRARDVAGRYAGDEFVILLPDTDALEAQRVGERLREAVAARRIPVRGAEERWVSVSLSIGIAVAPRHGAAFEELFASADHALYEAKRRGRNAVAVASHEGDQGKPRLNIQHFVGRQQETARLRSHIEGCVRGAPALVAVIGEAGVGKTTLVQRLSSEIRRRTGTILTARALEPDVRPPFGVWVDLVTQLHQLHFVPERAWPRLARLVPALAGGGAHPDDDEGVGSSKYALLDELVAYIRAAATTRPLMLVLDDVQWADHASWDALEALASAIDHDRLLVCLTVRREDAQQFEASRRRLSRHAMYHEMRLERLTASEVGEWLADVLQQAEREGELAGFLYRYTEGNPLFVVQVLQTLVDEGVLWYDGKRWEWSTVHALQLPPAVDDLIARRLARLAPSTTQVMTTAAVIGRAFEFDLLRRVTELDETALIDAIDEAIEVGVLDGARDREPDRFQFAHTLLADALIRQANPRRVRRLHARAAEVLAAERPNAITEIAVHFDAAGDDGHAFDYAMRSGNAAAEIYALEDAIASYQIAVRRAPAASERLEARLRLIDVARIAGKLETATAECDAARAAVDPDDRLGYVRVSRRALQLQLLQARNIAGVVADGQALLAVAREAGAHEDAVLILASIADAYTRLSRRTDAEREARAATAEAERLGDDGLIADARLRLGAALLESAPHESLQEFESARRRFAARNDRYGVIRCLVNSGIAHARRGMGGAAQLSYEEAQRAAGEANIPDLGGLAALNLGVLFQKTGNFDRAHAAYAHAERMFAKVHNEARRLAAMYNSANLSLEQGDAVAAHEMYERVHAIAIELDILDIEVGALAGSGLAALALGYVDQALLARRRATERSAALGEMWFQGRELLEALDVRYLVATDRHEKAARAFDRARALAATIDEGAALWLVAECAPALTRLGGARYDALIAEAHQRATEFGLRPLASRLAAFTR, encoded by the coding sequence GTGTCTTCGACGTCGGCCGACGCCCCCGAAACCGCCTCCACCGAAACGCTCCGCGCGCTGATCGATCGCGCGCACGCGTCGGAGCGCCAGTCGCGACGCGACGAGGCGCGAGCGTTGTACGAGTCGGTACTGCAGCGCATGCGGCAGCCGCTGCCGGGCTTGAGCCTCACGGCGGTGGTGCGCTGGATTGCGCGCACCTACCTCGCCGACGCGATGTACGAGGAGGCACGAGACACGCTCGAGCTGTCGTTGGCGCTGGCCGAGCTGGCGGGCGACGTGGCCGGGATCGGGCACTCGATCAACCAGATGGCCGTCCTCCAGTGGCAGCTGGGCGACCTGGACTCGGCCAGGCGCATGTACCTGACGGCGCGCGAGTACGCCGTGCGCTCGGACGAGGCGTCGCTGGTTGCGATGACGTCGACCAACCTGGGGGTGATTGCGTCGGTGCGCGGCGACACGGAGCGGGCGCTGCGCTACTTCGAGAGTTCGCTGCGTGAGTACCGGATGCTGGGGATGACGCGCGACGTGTGCATCGCGCTCAACAACGTCGGGTTGGTGCACACCCGGCTCAAGGCATGGGCAGAGGCCGAGGGGGCGTTCCGGCAGGCGCTGGACGTGGCCCAGACGCTCAAGGACGTCGAGATCGCCACGCAGCTGGAGATCAACCTGGCGCAAGTGGCGCTGCACCGCGGCGACCACGACACGGCGCGCCGCCTGGTGGACCGGGCGCTGCTCACCGCGCAGGCGCACCGGCTGGGCGACTCGTTAGGTAGCGCCTACAAGCTGGCGGCGGAGATTGCGCGAACGCAGGGCGAACTGGACTCGGCGCTCGCCTCGCTGGGGCGCGCCGCCGACGTGGCCAACCAGCGCGGCAACATGCTCCTGCTGGCCGAGGTCGAGCGCAAGCGATCGCGGGTGCACCGGCAGCTGGGGCGCAACCGCGACGCCCTGCAGAGCCTGAACATCTCGCATCGCCTGTTCACCCGGTTGCAGGCGCGGCAGGACGCGGCGGCCATCGCGCAGGAGACGCGCGCGCTGGAGGGCGACTTCCTCGAGCTGGCGCGCCGGTGGGGGGAATCGACGGAATCGAAGGATCGCTACACGCAGGGCCATTGCGAGCGCGTGGCCGACCTGTCGTGTCGCATTGCCGCGGCGGCAGGACTCGACGAGAAGGAGCTGCTCTGGTTCCGCATCGGCGCGCTCCTCCACGACGTGGGAAAGCTCATCGTCCCGTCGGAGGTGCTGAACAAGCCAGGGCGCCTGACGAAGGAGGAGTGGGAGCTGATGAAGCGGCACCCGATTGCCGGTGTCGAGCTCCTGTCGCAGGTGGAGTTCCCGTGGGACATCCTCCCGATCGTGCGGTCGCACCACGAATGCTGGGATGGCACGGGCTATCCCGACGGGCTGGTGGGTGAGGAGACGCCGCTGGTGGCGCGCATCGTGTGCCTGGCCGACGTCTACGACGCGCTCACCACGGAGCGGAGCTACAAGCGGGCGCTGTCGCATAACGACGCGTTGGACGTGATGAAGCGCGACGCGGGGCGCCAGTTCGACCCGGCGCTCTTTGCCTTGTTCGAGCGGCTGGTGCGCGACCCATCGAGCGCCGCCTCGGCCGAGTCGCCGACGGGAGACGCTGGGCGCGAGCGGCGCGGGCGCCCGGCGCTGGACGAGCTGACGGGGCTTCCCACCCGCCGGACGTTCGTCGATGCGGCCCGCGTGCAGCTGGCGGCAGCGACCGAGGGCGCACCGCTGGCGCTCGCCGTCATCGACGTCGACCACTTCAAGGGGGTCAACGACTCCTTCGGGCACCTCACCGGCGACAACGTCCTAGAAGTCGTGGCGCAGGTGCTGGGCGAGGTGGTCCGCGCGCGTGACGTGGCCGGTCGCTACGCGGGCGACGAGTTCGTGATCCTCCTCCCCGACACCGATGCGCTCGAGGCGCAGCGCGTCGGCGAGCGCCTGCGCGAGGCGGTGGCGGCGCGCCGCATTCCGGTGCGCGGCGCCGAGGAGCGATGGGTCTCCGTTTCGCTGTCGATCGGGATTGCCGTCGCACCGCGCCACGGCGCCGCGTTCGAGGAGCTCTTTGCCTCGGCCGACCATGCGCTGTACGAGGCCAAGCGGCGCGGGCGCAACGCGGTCGCCGTCGCCTCGCACGAGGGCGACCAGGGCAAGCCGCGCCTCAACATCCAGCACTTCGTGGGGCGCCAGCAGGAAACGGCGCGCCTGCGCTCGCACATCGAGGGGTGCGTGCGCGGTGCGCCGGCGCTGGTCGCCGTCATCGGCGAGGCGGGGGTCGGGAAGACGACGCTGGTGCAGCGCCTCTCGTCCGAGATCCGGCGGCGCACGGGGACGATCCTCACGGCGCGTGCCCTCGAACCCGACGTGCGCCCGCCGTTCGGCGTGTGGGTCGACCTCGTCACGCAGTTGCACCAGCTGCACTTCGTTCCCGAGCGCGCGTGGCCGCGGCTGGCGCGCCTGGTCCCGGCGCTGGCGGGCGGCGGCGCCCACCCCGACGACGACGAAGGTGTGGGATCGTCCAAGTACGCGTTGCTGGACGAACTCGTGGCCTACATACGCGCAGCGGCCACGACACGCCCGCTGATGCTCGTGCTGGACGACGTGCAGTGGGCCGACCACGCGTCGTGGGATGCGCTGGAGGCCCTGGCCAGCGCGATCGACCACGACCGCCTCCTCGTCTGCCTCACGGTGCGCCGCGAGGACGCGCAGCAATTCGAGGCGTCGCGCCGCCGCCTGTCGCGCCACGCGATGTACCACGAGATGCGCCTGGAGCGCCTCACAGCGTCGGAGGTGGGCGAGTGGCTGGCCGACGTCTTGCAGCAGGCGGAACGCGAGGGTGAACTGGCGGGGTTTCTCTACCGCTACACCGAGGGGAACCCGCTGTTCGTGGTGCAGGTGCTGCAGACACTCGTTGACGAAGGGGTGCTGTGGTACGATGGCAAGCGATGGGAATGGTCCACGGTGCACGCGTTGCAGCTGCCACCCGCGGTCGACGACCTCATCGCCCGGCGCCTGGCGCGCCTCGCCCCGTCCACGACGCAGGTCATGACCACGGCCGCCGTCATCGGACGCGCCTTCGAGTTCGACCTCCTGCGCCGCGTGACGGAACTGGACGAGACCGCCCTCATCGACGCCATCGACGAGGCCATCGAGGTGGGGGTGCTGGACGGTGCGCGCGACCGCGAACCCGACCGCTTCCAGTTCGCGCACACCCTCCTCGCCGACGCGCTCATCCGGCAGGCCAACCCGCGCCGCGTGCGCCGCCTGCACGCGCGCGCCGCCGAGGTCCTGGCCGCCGAACGCCCCAACGCCATTACCGAGATCGCCGTCCACTTCGACGCCGCGGGCGATGACGGACACGCCTTCGACTACGCGATGCGCTCCGGCAACGCTGCCGCCGAGATCTATGCCCTCGAGGATGCCATTGCCTCGTACCAGATCGCCGTGCGCCGCGCCCCCGCCGCCAGCGAGCGCCTCGAGGCACGGCTTCGCCTCATCGATGTGGCCCGCATCGCGGGAAAGCTGGAGACGGCAACGGCGGAGTGTGACGCGGCCCGTGCCGCGGTCGACCCCGACGACCGACTGGGCTACGTGCGCGTGTCGCGGCGCGCCTTGCAGCTGCAACTCCTCCAGGCCCGCAACATCGCCGGCGTCGTGGCCGACGGGCAGGCGCTGCTGGCGGTCGCGCGCGAAGCAGGGGCGCACGAGGACGCGGTACTCATCCTCGCCAGCATCGCCGACGCGTACACGCGACTGAGCCGGCGCACCGACGCCGAGCGTGAGGCGCGCGCCGCAACGGCGGAGGCCGAGCGACTGGGTGACGACGGGCTCATCGCCGACGCGCGCCTGCGCCTGGGGGCGGCACTCCTCGAATCGGCGCCGCACGAGTCGCTGCAAGAGTTCGAGTCGGCGCGCCGCCGCTTTGCCGCGCGCAACGACCGCTACGGCGTGATTCGCTGCCTGGTCAACAGCGGGATTGCGCACGCGCGGCGCGGCATGGGAGGGGCGGCCCAGCTCAGCTACGAGGAGGCGCAGCGCGCCGCCGGCGAGGCGAACATCCCCGACCTTGGCGGGCTGGCCGCCCTCAACCTCGGCGTGCTGTTCCAGAAGACGGGTAACTTCGACCGCGCCCACGCCGCGTACGCCCACGCCGAGCGGATGTTCGCCAAGGTGCATAACGAGGCGCGCCGGCTGGCGGCGATGTACAACAGCGCCAACCTCTCCCTGGAGCAGGGCGACGCCGTGGCGGCGCACGAGATGTACGAGCGCGTGCACGCCATCGCGATCGAACTCGACATCCTCGACATCGAGGTGGGGGCGCTGGCCGGTTCGGGGCTCGCCGCGCTCGCCCTGGGCTACGTGGACCAGGCGCTCCTCGCCCGCCGGCGCGCCACCGAGCGCAGCGCGGCGCTGGGCGAGATGTGGTTCCAGGGACGCGAACTGCTCGAGGCGCTCGACGTGCGCTACCTGGTCGCGACCGACCGGCACGAGAAGGCGGCGCGGGCCTTTGACCGCGCTCGCGCGCTCGCCGCCACTATCGATGAAGGGGCCGCGCTGTGGCTGGTGGCCGAATGCGCCCCCGCCCTCACGAGACTGGGTGGTGCCCGCTACGACGCCCTGATTGCCGAGGCGCACCAGCGGGCGACGGAGTTCGGCCTGCGCCCGCTCGCATCGCGCCTGGCCGCGTTCACCCGCTGA